The DNA region CCCTTCACTTTGCAACTTCTAAGTGATCGAGTAGCCTTGGCGTTGCGGCGTCCTGGCTGACGTTCGGCGGCATTTTTTCGTTGCCGCACGGGCCTTTGTCGTCGAGCCGGACGTTCGACGGGGCCGATCATGTCGCGTCTGATTCAAATTGCGGATTGGACTGGCGAGAAGCGTGCCAATGTCGTGTTCGTTCACGGACTTGGCGGGCATCCCTATGACACGTGGCGACGCTCGCCGACCGGCGACACGTTTTGGCCGCTTTGGCTGGCCGAGGACGTCAAAGGCCTGAGCGTCTTTTCGTTCGGGTATATATCTCCGGCAACGAACTGGCTCGGGACGGCGATGCCGCTGCTCGACGAGGCGGCCAATGCGCTTCGGGTGCTGTTGAACGATACCAGGCTTCATGATGGTCCCATCGTATTCGTGTGTCACAGCCTCGGTGGCTTGATCGTCAAGCAGGTCCTCCGCGCTGCGAACGAACAGCGGAGCGACCCGCAAACGGCCGAGTTCCTCGCCCGGGTCCGGCAGGTCGTTTTCGTCGCCACCCCACACACCGGGTCCGGCAAGGCGACGCTTCTCGAACGACTGGGTTTCTGGACCTGGGGATCGGATTCGGCGCGCGACCTCGTCGCCAACAAGCCAGAACTTCGCGATCTCAATTTCGGCTATCGGATTCTGGCCAGGGAGCGAAAGGATCAGCTACGGCATCTCAGCTACTACGAGATGGTCAACACTCTGTTTGGGCGGATCGTGGAGCCCGACTCGGCCGACCCCGGGCTCCCCGATTGCACGCCGACGCCGATCAGGGAGGATCACATCACCATCGCCAAGCCGCGCCGCCGCGACGAATTGGTGTACGCCGAGACGCGGAATTTCATCGCGAAGCTCGCGCCCGAGCCTGGTGGCGCAGCGGTGCTGCGCACATACCCGCTCGAGCCTTTCACGGTCGAATGGTCATGGTCGCAATTTGTGCCCAAGCTGATCCGGATCGGCGCGATCGGGCTCGTTGCGGTAGCGATCTGGTTCGCTGTGCCGCGGCTGCATGCGGTCTATTCCGCCATTTTCAGCACCCAGGCGCAGGTCAGCAAAACCCAGTCGAAGATCGAGCAATTGCACTCCGATGTGGTTCGGATCGTTTCGGAGAAGGAGGGCGTGCCTCTCGATATGTTGCGCGCGGTCGTCGAGGAAATGGGCGCGGCCGCGACAACCAAGGACCCAGGAGAGATCGGCCGGCTGCTGATGCAGAAGGCCGATGAGTTCAAGGCACTGACCGAACGTCTCAACCGCCTCTCCGATAGCGACCCGGAGGTCAAGAACCTGAGACTGGCGGCTGCGGCCGCCCTGACAGAGGGGCGCTTTGCCGACGCGAATTCGTATTTCGCCTCCGCTCAGTCGCGCGATCTGGCTGGTGTGGCGGATATCGAGGCGATGGCCAGGAAGAAGCGCCTCTCAGCCGCAGAGTCGACTGCACAATGGGCATCTGCGGCCATGCTGCGGCCCAACCCGGGCGCCTACCGTGAGGCGGCGCAGCACTATGCGGAGGCCGCACGCATCGCGATCCCCGCAGATCCCAAGGTCGCGCGAAACTATCAAAGACAGCAGGGCAACGCGTTGAGCGCGCTCGGCGGAGAGTTCGGCCAGAACGAAGCGTTACACGAAGCGATTGATGATTTTCGCGGCTTGCTGGGGACGATCGATCGGACCAGCGATCGGCTCGGTTGGGCACGTGCCAAGAACGATCTGGGTTTCGCTCTCTGGAAGCTCGGCGGGCGGGAGCCTGGCGTCGGAACGCTGAATGAAGCTGAACGGACCTACCGCGAGGCACTGGAAGAACTGACGCCGGAGCACGAGCCGGCCGACTGGGCGGATGTGCACAACAATCTTGGGCTGGTGCTCTTCGCAATTGGAGAACGGGAAGCGGCCGCCGACAAACTGAAGGATGCCGTCGTCAATTTCCGCCAGGCACTCGAGGTGAGGAGCCGCGAGAAAACTCCCGTCGCTTGGGCGCAGACACAATCCAATCTGGGCATGGCTCTTTTGAGGCTTGGGCAGCGGCAAAGTGGCACCGAGACGCTTGAGCAGTCCAAGGCTGCCTTCGAAGAGGCCTTGAAGGTGAGGACTCGCGAGAAGAGCCCCTTCGACTGGGCGGAGACACAGAACAGTCTTGGATTTTCGCTGACGGAAATCGGACAGCGACAAAACAGCAACGAGAAATTGGAGCAGGCGGTCGGCATTTTTCGCGAGGTCCTGAAGGAGAAGAGCCGCCAGCGTTTCCCGCTTGATTGGGCGATGGCGGAGACCAATCTGGCCATCGCGCTCGTCGGGCTCGGGCTACAGGAAGGACAGCCTCAGAAGTTCGAGGAGGCGACCGCGCTGCTTCGGGAAGCGTTGGAAGAACGGAGGGAGGATCGCGTTCCGCTCGATTGGGCCGCAACGCAAGTCGTGCTTGGCGGAACGCTTGCACAGATCGGGCACCGGGACCGCAGCACCGAGAAGCTGAACGAGGCGATTGCATGCTACCGGGAAGCCCTCAAGGAATATACCCCCGAACGGCACGCGCCAAACTGGGCGGCCACGGAAGTGTCTCTTGGCATAACCCTGATTTCGCTTGGCGAACTGAGCGGTGACGTAGAGAAATTCCAGGACGCCGTCGTGGCTTTGAAGGCGGGACTGCAGCAATACACGCCCGAACGCTTTCCGGTGCAATGGGCGGCAACTCAGGTCTCGATAGGCTATGCGCTTTGCAGAAAGGGTAAGCAGGGCGGCGAAACGCAGAATTTGGTGGATGGGGTCGCAGCCCTTCGCGAGGTGATGAAGGCGCAGATATTCGATCAGGCCTCGGCACAATTCGAGATGGTCCGGAACGAGATCGCTTCCTGCGCGCCTCCTGGCTCGCAGTGACGAAACGTCATCTGCGTGGGAATGGCGGGCGCATGCTCCGGTTGCGTCCGTCTCACCCCGCGAACGCGCTATCGAGATCGGCGATCACGATCTTCTTCATCTTCATCATCGCCTGCATGGCGCGGTTGGCCGCCTCGCGGTCGGAGGCGCCGAGGTAACCGCCGAGCGCTTTCGGGACGACCTGCCAGGACAGGCCGAATTTGTCCTTGAGCCAGCCGCAATTGCCTTCCTCACCGCCGTCAGCGGTGAGCTTGTTCCAGAAGTAGTCGACCTCCTCCTGGGTCTCGACGCTGATGAAGAACGACACGGCTTCGTTGAACCTGTATTTCGGACCGCCATTGAGCGCGTGGAAGCGTTGCCCTTCGAGCTCGAAATTCGCCATGAAGTCATTGACCTGTTCGATCCTGGCGTTGGGGAACACCGATTTGTAGAACGCGACCGCGTCGCGGACGTTGTTGTCGAGCCAGAGGAACGGGGTGATCGACGGCATCGGGAACTCCTGGTTGGGGACGGCGGATCGACCTGCGCGACGGCGCGCGGGCTGCGCCAAACGGGCGCGCCCATAGGACGCGCGCGCGAGCCCACACCCGACATGTCCTGAGAACTTTTTTATGGTTCGCCGGGCTCGGCCCGCCGTGCCGCCAGAGCGTTTTCGAGCGAAGTGGATACCGGTTCGCGTGAAGAAAACGCGTCAAAACAAAAAGCTAGAGCTTCGGTTCTGATTCAATCAGAACCGAAAATGCTCTAGTTCGCGCTGCCGATCAGGCTTTCCAGCAGGCGCTTGAGCTCGTTGGTCGACTTGTCGCCATAGCTCTCGACGATGTGCTCCTCCTGGCTCACCGCCAGCGAGTTGAGCCGCCGCGACAGCGCCTTGCCGCGGTCCGAGACGAACATCAGGACCTTGCGCCGGTCCTTCGGATCCTGCACGCGGTAGACCAGCGCGTCCGACACCATGCGGTCGATCATCTTGGTCAGGGTCGGATGGTTGAGCAGCACGGCATCGGCGAGCTCGCCCATCGAGTGGCCGTTGCCGTCAGACAGCACCTTGAGGATGCGCCACTGCTCCACCGGCACGCCCTCCTTGCTGAGGCGTATTTCCAACTGCCGGTTGATCTCCCGGTTGGCTTGCGCCAGCAGGTAGGCGAGATGTTCGGTGATCGGGAAATTTTCTTTCGACGGTTTGGCCACGGTGTGAGACTTCGTATTGGTCCAAATGAGCGAATGACCGGCAACGGTTGCTGCATCTATATGCACGCCAATCCTTGAATATTCAATATTCTCAAAATAGGATCATTGCCCAACAAAAGGGCGGATGCCGCGGGTCGCCCGCTGAATGTGCTTTGAGCCTGGTGTTAGACAGGAGTTGGCGTGCGCTCGACGGTAAACTTCCCGGCTCGCGGCGAGCCTGCCTTTCCGCCGTCTTTGCTGCTCAGGAATCTGTCGTCGCCGGCGATCGATCGCGCCTTGTCGCCGGACGACCACGCCTTTGGGCGCCGCAGCGCCCGCGCCAAGCTCCGGATCGGCGGCTTCATCTGCTGCTCCGGCTCGCCCGGGGTCTGGGGTCCCTGCGCCACCAACAGCGCCGAGCTTGCGGTTGCCGAGATCAACCGCCGCGGCGGCATTCTGGGACGCGAGATCGAGCTGTCGATCTACGATGCCGGCGGGCCGGTCGACGAGGTGGTGCAGCGCGCCGAGCAGGCGCTGGCGTTCGACGATCTCGATCTCGTCGTCGGGCTGCACACCAGCGCGGTTCGCGTCGCCTTGCGCAAGGTGATCACCCGCAAAGGCATCCCCTATATCTATACGCCGGTCTACGAGGGCGGCGAGCAGACCCCGGGCGTGGTGGCGATCGGCGAGACGCCGCGCTGGCAGAGCCGGCCGTCGATCCACTGGCTCGCCGAGGTGAAGCGCGCCGCGCGCTGGTACCTGATTGGCAGCGACTATGTCTGGCCGTGGCAGTCGCATCGCGCCGTCAAGCGCTACATCGCCGAGACCGGCGGCTATGTCGTCGGTGAGGAGTTCGTTCCGCTCGGTGAGGACAATCATGAGCCGCATCTGGCGCGCATCCGCGCCGCCAAGCCCGACGTGGTGCTGATCTCGCTGATCGGCACCGATAGCATCACCTTCAACCGCGCCTTCGGCGAATGCGGGCTCGCCACCACCACGCTGCGGCTCGCGGGCGCGATGGACGAGACCGTGCTGCTCGGTATCGGCGCCGACAATTCCGAGAACCTGTTCTGCGCCTCCGGCTATTTCCCCGGCATCGGCTCGCGCGCCAATGACGATTTCCAGGGCCGCTATTTCGCGATGTTCGGTCCGAACGCACCACCGATCGGTTCGCTTGGCCAATCCAGCTATGAGGGGCTCTGCCTGCTCGAGGCCGCCGCGGCCAAGGCTGGCACCCTGGCGATGCGCCCTTTGCTCGCGGCGGCGCGCAACATCGTCTATTCGGGGGCGCGCGGGCCGGTCACCGTGCGCGATGGCCGCACCCGGATGGCGATGTATCTCGCGGAAGCCGACGGGCTCGATTTCCGGCTGATCAAGCCGATCTGACGGCGGCCTGCGACCGCCGGGGTTCGAAATAATACTTGAAAAGGAAAATATTTCCGTTTTGAATAGTGCATCTCGCCGACCGCCCGCCAAGACGGGCGCGGCGCCATGCCCAGGGACCACCAAATCCAGGAGAGCTCCGTGACCGTCTCCCTTCCCACGCCCACGCAACTTCGTGCCGTCGCCGAACAATGCGGCCTGTCGCTGACCGACGAGGACGTTGCCTCCTTCCGCGGCCTGATGCAGGGCTCGATCGAGGCCTACAATCTGGTCGGCGCGATGCCGGACGAACTGCCTGAGGTGAAATATCCGCGCACGCCGGGCACCCGCCCCGCGCCTGAAGACAACAAGCACAACGCCTGGTACCGCAAGGCGACGGTGAAGGGCGCGAGCTCCGGCAAGCTGAAGGGCAAGACGGTCGCGCTGAAGGACAACATCATGCTGGCCGGCGTGCCGATGACCAACGGCTCGTCGACACTCGAGGGCTACGTCCCCGACTTCGACGCCACCATCGTCACCCGCATGCTCGATGCCGGCGCCGAGATCAAGGGCAAGGTGCATTGCGAGCATTTCTGCCTGTCCGGCGGCAGCCACACCGGCTCCTACGGTCCGGTGCACAATCCGCACAAGATGGGCTATTCGGCCGGCGGCTCGTCGTCCGGTTCTGGCGTCGTGGTCGCGCTCGGCGAGGTCGACATGGCGATCGGCGGCGACCAGGGCGGCTCGATCCGCATGCCGTCCTCGTTCTGCGGCACTTACGGCATGAAGCCGACCTGGGGCCTGGTGCCCTATACCGGCATCATGCCGATCGAGATCTATGTCGACCACACCGGGCCGATGACCGCGACGGTGGAAGACAACGCGCTGCTGCTCGAAGTGCTCGCCGGCGACGACGGCTACGATCCACGCATCAAGGCGCCCAAGGTCGAGGACTACACCAAGGCGTTAGGGGCCGGCGTCAAGGGCATGAAGATCGGGATCGTCAAGGAAGGCTTCGAGCAGCCGACCGCTGAGGCCGCCGTCAACGAAAGCGTCCGCGAGGCGGCCAAGCGCTTCAAGGATCTCGGCGCGAGCATCGAGACCGTCTCGATCCCGATGCACATGGCCGGCGGCGCGATCTGGACCCCGATCGGTACCGAGGGACTGACCCAGACCATGATGTTCGGCGACGGCTACGGCCTCAGCCGCGGCGATCTCTATTCGACCTCGCTGATGGATTTCCATCGCGGCTGGCGCCGCCAGGCGGATTCGCTGTCCGAGACCACAAAGCTTTTCATGCTGCTCGGCACCTACATCAACAACAGCTTCGGTCCGCGCTTCTACGGCAAGGCGCTCAACATTTCCCGCCGGCTGGCTGCGGCCTACGACAAGGCCTTTGGGGATTACGACCTGCTGCTGATGCCGACCACGCCGATGAAGGCGACCAAGCTGCCGGCGCCCGACGCCAGCCGCGAGGAGATTGTCGCCCGCGCGCTGGAGATGATCTCCAACACCGCGCCGTTCGACATCACCCATCACCCCGCGATGTCGCTGCCCTGCGGCATGGTCGATGGCCTGCCGGTCGGGCTGATGCTGGTCGGCCGCATGTTCGAGGAATCCACCATCTATCGCGCCGCGCATGCCTTCGAGCAGGTCGGCGACTGGAAGAAGATGTGAGGCGGACGTTGTTCCAGGTAGAGGCCGCAAAGTCTGGATGGATCGGACGCCATGGCTAGCACGTTTGCCGCGGCGTTCGAGATCATCAGCTTCGGCGCGATCATCGTCCTGGTCGTGCTCGGGCTCGGCATCATCGCCAGCATGATGGGCATCTTCAACTTCGCGCAGGGCGAGTTCGTCCTGCTCGGGGCCTATGTCACCTATCTGGCGTCGGCACATGGCGCGCCGGTCTGGGCCGGCATGGTCGCCGCGCCCTTCGTGGTCGGCGCGCTCGGCTTCGTGCTGGAGGCGCTGATCATCCGCCGCTTCTATGCCGCGCCAGTCGTCGCGATGCTCGGCACCTATGCGCTCGGCCTGATCATCCGCGAGAGCGTGCGCACTTTGATCGGCGGCTTCTATCTTACCGTGCCGGAGCCGATCGGGGGCTCGATCGATCTCGGCAGTATGCACATCTCGGCCTGGCGCTTCACCATCATCGTGATCACGCTCTTGGTGATGGCCGGCTGCTATCTGTTGCTGGCGCGCACCTCGTTCGGTCTGCGCGTGCGCGCCACGCTGGAGAACCCGGCGCTGGCGCGCGCCTCCGGCATCTCGACGCCGCTGATCTACGGCGCCACCTTTGCATTCGGCGCGGCGCTGGCCGGGCTTGCCGGCGCGCTGATCGTGCCGGTGTTCAGCCTGTTCGCCGATCTCGGCATCCGCTTCCTGATTCAGGGCTTCGTCGCCGTCATGGTCGGCGGCGTCGGCTCCTTCATCGGCCCGGTTGCGGGCGCCGGCGTGATCGGCACGCTGAGCGCGGCGCTGCCATGGGTCATGTCGCCCGTCGTCGCCGACGTGCTGGTCTTCGTGCTCGCCATCGCCTTCATCAAATTCCGGCCGCAGGGCCTCATCGCTGGAAGAGGGGTTTAGTCGCATGTCATTTCAACGCACCGATCTCACGCGCCGTCGCTTCATGAGCAATTTTGCCTTCGCCACCGGCGCGCTCGCGACCGGCGTCGGCAGCTGGGTGATCCGTCCCGATTGGGCCAATGCGGCCGAGGGCCCGATCAAGGTCGGCATCGCGACCGACCTCACCGGCCCGATCGCCTATGCCGGCAATGCCGACGCCAATGTCGCCAAGATGGTGATCAAGGAGATCAACGCTGGCGGCGGGCTGCTCGGCCGGCCGCTCGAGCTCTACATCGAAGACACCGCCTCCAACGAATCGGTCGCGGTCGGCAACGTCCGCAAGCTGATCCAGCGCGACAAGGTCGACATGGTGCTGGGCGGCATCACCTCCTCGATGCGTAACGCGATCAAGGATCCGATCGTGGCGCGCGGCAAGACGCTCTACATCTATCCGCAGCTCTACGAGGGCAAGGAGTGCACGCCGTATCTGTTCTGCACCGGCCCGACGCCGGCGCAGCAATGCGACGAGTTCATCCCCTGGCTGATCAAGAACGGCGGCAAGAAGTTCGCGCTGCCGAGCGCCAACTACGTCTGGCCGCACACGCTCAATGTCTATGCCCGCAAGGTGATCGAGGCCAATGGCGGCGAGGTGGTGTTCGAGGAATACTACCCGCTCGACCAGGTCGATTTCTCATCGACGGTCAACCGCATCATCTCCAACAAGGTCGACGTCGTCTTCAACACCGTGATCCCGCCGGGCGTCGGCCCGTTCTTCAAGCAGCTCTATGAAGCGGGCTTCCTCAAGAATGGCGGCAGGCTCGCCTGCGTCTACTATGACGAGAACACGCTCGCCATCAACCAGGCCAACGAGATCGAGGGCCTTGCCAGCTGCCTCGACTATTTCAAGGTGCTGACCAAGGACGATCCGGTCTCGGCCAAGATCCAGGCCGCCTACGATAAGGATTTTCCCGGCAACTTCCTGTTCGCTGCCGGCAGTGCGGCAACCGGCACCTATCGCGGCCTCAAGCTGTGGGAAGCCGCCGTCAAGGAGGCCGGCAAGGTCGACCGGGATTCGGTTGCAGCCGCGCTCGATCATGCCAAGATCGCGGAAGGGCCGGGCGGGCCGGCCGAGATGGTTCCGGGCAAGCGTCATTGCAAGATGAAAATGTACACGGCCGTCGCCAAGGCCGGAACCTACGAGGTCGTGGCGCACAGCGACGGTCTCGTCGACCCCAAGGAATGCTGAGCGACCGATGGGTGGAGCAGAGCAGGCGGTCGCCGACGCCGGGAAGGGACCCGGCGTCGTGACGGGCGAGATTGCACCGGCCGCACGCGTGCCGGCGGGACGGGCGTCGGCACGATGGAAGATCCTGCCGATCGTGGAAGGGCTGGTGCTGCTCGTGGCGCTGGCCCTGCCATGGGTCCTGCAGGATTATCTGACGGTGTTCGCCACCCGCGTGGTGATCCTCGCACTGTTCGCCATCTCGTTCGACTTGGTCTGGGGCTACGCCGGCATCATGAGCTTCGGCCAGGCGCTGTTCTTCGGCGCCGCCGGGTACGGCGTCGCGCTGCTGGCGCGGGACGTCGGCGTCACCTCGATCTTGCTGATCCTGCCGGCGGGCGCTCTGATCGGGCTGACCGCGGCGCTGCTGCTCGGCGGCTTCCTGCTGCTCGGGCGCTACCCGTCGAGCGTGATCTTCGTCTCGCTCGGCACGCTGACGGGTTCCTATGCGGCCGATCGCCTGGCGCGC from Bradyrhizobium genosp. L includes:
- a CDS encoding alpha/beta fold hydrolase — translated: MSRLIQIADWTGEKRANVVFVHGLGGHPYDTWRRSPTGDTFWPLWLAEDVKGLSVFSFGYISPATNWLGTAMPLLDEAANALRVLLNDTRLHDGPIVFVCHSLGGLIVKQVLRAANEQRSDPQTAEFLARVRQVVFVATPHTGSGKATLLERLGFWTWGSDSARDLVANKPELRDLNFGYRILARERKDQLRHLSYYEMVNTLFGRIVEPDSADPGLPDCTPTPIREDHITIAKPRRRDELVYAETRNFIAKLAPEPGGAAVLRTYPLEPFTVEWSWSQFVPKLIRIGAIGLVAVAIWFAVPRLHAVYSAIFSTQAQVSKTQSKIEQLHSDVVRIVSEKEGVPLDMLRAVVEEMGAAATTKDPGEIGRLLMQKADEFKALTERLNRLSDSDPEVKNLRLAAAAALTEGRFADANSYFASAQSRDLAGVADIEAMARKKRLSAAESTAQWASAAMLRPNPGAYREAAQHYAEAARIAIPADPKVARNYQRQQGNALSALGGEFGQNEALHEAIDDFRGLLGTIDRTSDRLGWARAKNDLGFALWKLGGREPGVGTLNEAERTYREALEELTPEHEPADWADVHNNLGLVLFAIGEREAAADKLKDAVVNFRQALEVRSREKTPVAWAQTQSNLGMALLRLGQRQSGTETLEQSKAAFEEALKVRTREKSPFDWAETQNSLGFSLTEIGQRQNSNEKLEQAVGIFREVLKEKSRQRFPLDWAMAETNLAIALVGLGLQEGQPQKFEEATALLREALEERREDRVPLDWAATQVVLGGTLAQIGHRDRSTEKLNEAIACYREALKEYTPERHAPNWAATEVSLGITLISLGELSGDVEKFQDAVVALKAGLQQYTPERFPVQWAATQVSIGYALCRKGKQGGETQNLVDGVAALREVMKAQIFDQASAQFEMVRNEIASCAPPGSQ
- a CDS encoding VOC family protein, with amino-acid sequence MPSITPFLWLDNNVRDAVAFYKSVFPNARIEQVNDFMANFELEGQRFHALNGGPKYRFNEAVSFFISVETQEEVDYFWNKLTADGGEEGNCGWLKDKFGLSWQVVPKALGGYLGASDREAANRAMQAMMKMKKIVIADLDSAFAG
- a CDS encoding MarR family winged helix-turn-helix transcriptional regulator, which gives rise to MAKPSKENFPITEHLAYLLAQANREINRQLEIRLSKEGVPVEQWRILKVLSDGNGHSMGELADAVLLNHPTLTKMIDRMVSDALVYRVQDPKDRRKVLMFVSDRGKALSRRLNSLAVSQEEHIVESYGDKSTNELKRLLESLIGSAN
- a CDS encoding substrate-binding domain-containing protein is translated as MRSTVNFPARGEPAFPPSLLLRNLSSPAIDRALSPDDHAFGRRSARAKLRIGGFICCSGSPGVWGPCATNSAELAVAEINRRGGILGREIELSIYDAGGPVDEVVQRAEQALAFDDLDLVVGLHTSAVRVALRKVITRKGIPYIYTPVYEGGEQTPGVVAIGETPRWQSRPSIHWLAEVKRAARWYLIGSDYVWPWQSHRAVKRYIAETGGYVVGEEFVPLGEDNHEPHLARIRAAKPDVVLISLIGTDSITFNRAFGECGLATTTLRLAGAMDETVLLGIGADNSENLFCASGYFPGIGSRANDDFQGRYFAMFGPNAPPIGSLGQSSYEGLCLLEAAAAKAGTLAMRPLLAAARNIVYSGARGPVTVRDGRTRMAMYLAEADGLDFRLIKPI
- a CDS encoding amidase; the encoded protein is MTVSLPTPTQLRAVAEQCGLSLTDEDVASFRGLMQGSIEAYNLVGAMPDELPEVKYPRTPGTRPAPEDNKHNAWYRKATVKGASSGKLKGKTVALKDNIMLAGVPMTNGSSTLEGYVPDFDATIVTRMLDAGAEIKGKVHCEHFCLSGGSHTGSYGPVHNPHKMGYSAGGSSSGSGVVVALGEVDMAIGGDQGGSIRMPSSFCGTYGMKPTWGLVPYTGIMPIEIYVDHTGPMTATVEDNALLLEVLAGDDGYDPRIKAPKVEDYTKALGAGVKGMKIGIVKEGFEQPTAEAAVNESVREAAKRFKDLGASIETVSIPMHMAGGAIWTPIGTEGLTQTMMFGDGYGLSRGDLYSTSLMDFHRGWRRQADSLSETTKLFMLLGTYINNSFGPRFYGKALNISRRLAAAYDKAFGDYDLLLMPTTPMKATKLPAPDASREEIVARALEMISNTAPFDITHHPAMSLPCGMVDGLPVGLMLVGRMFEESTIYRAAHAFEQVGDWKKM
- a CDS encoding branched-chain amino acid ABC transporter permease, whose protein sequence is MASTFAAAFEIISFGAIIVLVVLGLGIIASMMGIFNFAQGEFVLLGAYVTYLASAHGAPVWAGMVAAPFVVGALGFVLEALIIRRFYAAPVVAMLGTYALGLIIRESVRTLIGGFYLTVPEPIGGSIDLGSMHISAWRFTIIVITLLVMAGCYLLLARTSFGLRVRATLENPALARASGISTPLIYGATFAFGAALAGLAGALIVPVFSLFADLGIRFLIQGFVAVMVGGVGSFIGPVAGAGVIGTLSAALPWVMSPVVADVLVFVLAIAFIKFRPQGLIAGRGV
- a CDS encoding substrate-binding protein, whose translation is MSFQRTDLTRRRFMSNFAFATGALATGVGSWVIRPDWANAAEGPIKVGIATDLTGPIAYAGNADANVAKMVIKEINAGGGLLGRPLELYIEDTASNESVAVGNVRKLIQRDKVDMVLGGITSSMRNAIKDPIVARGKTLYIYPQLYEGKECTPYLFCTGPTPAQQCDEFIPWLIKNGGKKFALPSANYVWPHTLNVYARKVIEANGGEVVFEEYYPLDQVDFSSTVNRIISNKVDVVFNTVIPPGVGPFFKQLYEAGFLKNGGRLACVYYDENTLAINQANEIEGLASCLDYFKVLTKDDPVSAKIQAAYDKDFPGNFLFAAGSAATGTYRGLKLWEAAVKEAGKVDRDSVAAALDHAKIAEGPGGPAEMVPGKRHCKMKMYTAVAKAGTYEVVAHSDGLVDPKEC